A genome region from Pseudomonadota bacterium includes the following:
- a CDS encoding four helix bundle suffix domain-containing protein, whose protein sequence is MKPETASFIEPHGGFRNLHSFQRAQQVYDLTVRFCDRFVDRRSRTHDQMVQAARSGVQNIAEGSMASATSRKMELTLTSVARSSLVELLLDYEDFLRHRGLRQWAKDSPEALAARGRALDDAPAEATLMSDAERAANTIICRIHQATYLLGRQLRHLERRFVEQGGFSERMSRARREWGRSK, encoded by the coding sequence ATGAAACCCGAGACCGCCTCGTTCATCGAGCCGCACGGCGGCTTTCGGAACCTGCACAGCTTCCAGCGCGCCCAGCAGGTCTACGACCTCACGGTCCGCTTCTGCGACCGCTTCGTCGATCGCCGATCGCGAACCCATGACCAGATGGTGCAGGCCGCGCGCAGCGGCGTGCAGAACATCGCCGAAGGCAGCATGGCGTCGGCGACGTCGAGGAAGATGGAGCTCACGCTGACGAGCGTCGCCCGCTCGAGCCTCGTCGAGCTGCTGCTCGACTACGAGGACTTCCTGCGCCATCGCGGGCTGCGCCAGTGGGCGAAGGACTCGCCGGAGGCGCTCGCCGCGAGAGGCCGCGCCCTCGATGACGCGCCGGCCGAGGCGACCCTCATGTCCGACGCGGAGCGCGCGGCGAACACGATCATCTGCCGCATCCACCAGGCGACCTACCTGCTGGGCAGGCAGCTGCGCCACCTGGAGCGGCGGTTCGTGGAACAGGGCGGCTTCAGCGAGAGGATGAGCCGGGCGCGGAGGGAGTGGGGGAGGAGCAAGTAG
- a CDS encoding formate--tetrahydrofolate ligase has product MSIQRDIDIAHSVKPKPIGRIAADLGIEPDDLIPFGYYRGKVHFRAIARSKRPEGKLILVSAITPTPAGEGKTTMTIGLAQGLAKVGANVTAALREPSMGPLFGMKGGATGGGRSQIIPMEDINLMFNGDFPAVQAAHNLLAAALDNAAHHRELPDLDPRRIIFPRVVDMNDRSLRRVIIGLGGATMGVPRESHYDITAASEVMAILALSNDYDDLRRRLARILVGLTYGEEPITAESLHVAGAMTAILKEAIHPNLVQTLEGVPVFVHCGPFANIAHGSNSVLATRMALAHADYCVTEAGFGFDLGAEKFFDITCRAGGYAPEMTVLVATCRALKMHGGVGKKQLGAPDPAAVERGLPNMEKHIENIKKFNVPVVIAINRFASDTDEEIAVVKKRCDELGVRCALADVHARGGEGGVELARMVLDATCKGCQLPLKPLYEPEWTPERKIETIAREIYGAVHVDYTADGKRDLKTVYKLGYDKTFVCMAKTPKSLSDNPDLLGRPKDFVITVRGIEIAAGAGFIVPLTGDVMRMPGLPKKPAYVNMDVDANGEVVGLT; this is encoded by the coding sequence ATGAGCATCCAGCGCGACATCGACATCGCCCACTCCGTGAAGCCGAAGCCGATCGGCCGCATCGCCGCCGACCTCGGCATCGAGCCGGACGACCTCATCCCGTTCGGGTACTACCGCGGCAAGGTCCACTTCCGCGCCATCGCGCGCTCCAAGCGGCCCGAGGGCAAGCTGATCCTCGTCTCCGCGATCACGCCCACGCCCGCCGGCGAGGGCAAGACGACGATGACGATCGGCCTCGCGCAGGGGCTCGCCAAGGTGGGCGCGAACGTGACCGCCGCGCTGCGCGAGCCGTCCATGGGGCCGCTGTTCGGCATGAAGGGCGGCGCGACCGGCGGCGGGCGCTCGCAGATCATCCCGATGGAGGACATCAACCTGATGTTCAACGGCGACTTCCCTGCCGTGCAGGCCGCGCACAACCTGCTCGCCGCGGCGCTCGACAACGCCGCGCACCATAGGGAGCTCCCGGACCTCGATCCGCGCCGGATCATCTTCCCGCGGGTCGTCGACATGAACGACCGCAGCCTGCGGCGCGTGATCATCGGGCTCGGCGGCGCGACGATGGGCGTGCCGCGCGAGTCGCACTACGACATCACGGCCGCGAGCGAGGTGATGGCGATCCTCGCCCTCTCCAACGACTACGACGACCTGCGGCGCCGCCTCGCGCGCATCCTCGTCGGCCTCACGTACGGCGAGGAGCCGATCACCGCCGAGTCGCTCCACGTCGCGGGCGCCATGACCGCGATCCTGAAGGAGGCGATCCACCCGAACCTCGTGCAGACGCTCGAGGGCGTGCCGGTGTTCGTGCACTGCGGCCCGTTCGCGAACATCGCGCACGGCTCCAACTCCGTGCTCGCCACGCGGATGGCGCTCGCGCACGCCGACTACTGCGTCACCGAGGCGGGCTTCGGCTTCGACCTCGGCGCCGAGAAGTTCTTCGACATCACCTGCCGCGCGGGCGGCTACGCGCCCGAGATGACGGTGCTCGTGGCCACGTGCCGCGCGCTCAAGATGCACGGCGGCGTGGGCAAGAAGCAGCTCGGCGCGCCCGATCCCGCGGCCGTGGAGCGCGGCCTGCCGAACATGGAGAAGCACATCGAGAACATCAAGAAGTTCAACGTGCCGGTCGTGATCGCGATCAACAGGTTCGCGAGCGACACGGACGAGGAGATCGCGGTCGTGAAGAAGCGGTGCGACGAGCTCGGGGTGCGCTGCGCCCTGGCCGACGTGCACGCCCGCGGCGGCGAGGGCGGCGTGGAGCTCGCGAGGATGGTGCTCGACGCGACGTGCAAGGGCTGCCAGCTGCCGCTCAAGCCGCTCTACGAGCCCGAGTGGACGCCGGAGCGGAAGATCGAGACGATCGCCCGCGAGATCTACGGCGCCGTGCACGTCGACTACACCGCGGACGGCAAGCGCGACCTCAAGACGGTATACAAGCTCGGCTACGACAAGACGTTCGTGTGCATGGCCAAGACGCCCAAGTCGCTCTCCGACAACCCGGATCTGCTCGGCCGGCCCAAGGACTTCGTGATCACCGTGCGCGGGATCGAGATCGCGGCCGGCGCCGGCTTCATCGTGCCGCTCACGGGCGACGTCATGCGCATGCCCGGCCTGCCCAAGAAGCCCGCGTACGTCAACATGGACGTCGACGCGAACGGCGAGGTCGTCGGGCTGACGTAG